The Impatiens glandulifera chromosome 8, dImpGla2.1, whole genome shotgun sequence genome includes a window with the following:
- the LOC124912178 gene encoding elongin-C, translated as MAIRKEDTVKLISAEGFEFIIDRKAAMVSQTIRNMLTSPGSFAEAQHGEVTFPEISTTILEKICQYFYWSLQYASGKETEFHIEPELTLELMMAANYLHT; from the exons ATGGCGATCAGGAAGGAGGACACGGTAAAGCTTATCAGCGCTGAGGGTTTTGAATTCATTATCGATAGGAAAGCCGCTATGGTTTCACAGACAATTCGCAACATGCTCACTTCGCCTG GAAGTTTTGCTGAAGCTCAACACGGTGAAGTTACTTTCCCAGAGATAAGTACCACAATTCTCGAGAAAATTTGTCAATACTTTTACTGGTCTCTCCAGTATGCCAG TGGTAAGGAGACTGAGTTTCACATTGAACCTGAGCTGACTTTGGAGTTGATGATGGCTGCCAACTATCTTCACACTTAG
- the LOC124911808 gene encoding tropinone reductase homolog At5g06060-like: MTQTAVFPPSSQSLQSPVSISRRSRRLTASFRVRSRWSLAGMTALVTGGTRGIGHAIVEELTGLGASVHTCARDKDELNQCLRDWKDVDLPVTGSVCDVSIHSQRKDLMNFVTSSFNGKLDILINNVGTNIRKPMMEFSEEEFCKLFSTNVQSSFHLCQLAYPLLKTSGAGTVVFTSSVSGFVSLKSMSVQGATKGAINQLTKNLACEWAKDNIRSNAVAPWYIKTSMVEQVLENEEYLEEVYSRTPMRRLGEPNEVASLVAFLCLPASSYITGQVICVDGGMSVNGFYPRDY, from the exons ATGACTCAAACGGCCGTCTTTCCGCCGTCTTCTCAGTCTCTTCAATCGCCGGTTTCCATTTCTCGCCGCTCAAGGCGGCTTACGGCTTCATTCCGCGTCAGATCTAGATGGTCGCTCGCCGGAATGACTGCTCTTGTCACCGGCGGCACACGAGGAATAGG GCATGCAATCGTGGAGGAATTGACTGGATTAGGCGCATCTGTTCATACTTGTGCTCGAGATAAAGATGAGTTGAATCAATGTTTGAGAGATTGGAAAGATGTTGATCTTCCAGTTACGGGTTCAGTCTGTGATGTATCAATTCATTCTCAGCGAAAGGATTTGATGAACTTTGTTACATCTTCATTCAATGGAAAACTTGACATTCTG ATTAATAATGTTGGAACAAATATAAGGAAACCAATGATGGAATTCAGTGAAGAAGAATTCTGTAAGTTGTTTAGTACCAATGTTCAATCTTCTTTCCATCTTTGTCAACTTGCATACCCTCTTCTCAAAACATCTGGAGCAGGAACTGTTGTATTCACTTCTTCAGTCTCTGGTTTTGTCTCATTGAAATCTATGTCTGTTCAAGGAGCTACTAAAG GGGCAATTAATCAGCTTACAAAGAACCTAGCATGTGAATGGGCTAAAGACAATATTAGGAGTAATGCTGTTGCACCTTGGTACATCAAGACCTCTATGGTTGAACAA GTTCTTGAAAACGAAGAATACTTGGAGGAAGTGTACTCGAGGACACCAATGAGGCGACTTGGAGAGCCGAATGAGGTTGCATCACTTGTTGCTTTTCTTTGCTTGCCTGCGTCGTCTTATATAACGGGACAAGTTATTTGTGTTGATGGTGGAATGTCTGTCAATGGCTTCTATCCAAGAGATTATTGA
- the LOC124912779 gene encoding pumilio homolog 2-like has translation MDEGSIGNEIDSERQETDDGENPKLPPTTVSKEDQNDAYSSPSSEIHYLQLSDFVGYLVETSQEAIGSRFIVQKLETATIEDRNKVFLELKPHSLTLMNDKFGSHVIIWFFEHGLDLQRKGLAEELFGHVFRLSIDQHGYRVIQKALELVDMVQKIKIVRELDNHVDTCLYDSKANYVIQKCVEFVPEEHTGVIVFACIDQIVKLAQHTYGTNIIQFVLEHGKPEDRFKIAEKLAENIVEVSLSKFGSKVIQKCLFYGSHCDRRLILNAILGSSDRNKSLKTIVKGQFGKFVVLTVLKTSDGEQRELILSRIKMYRLEKYLSQKD, from the exons ATGGACGAAGGATCGATCGGAAACGAGATAGACAGCGAGAGACAAGAAACAGATGATGGTGAAAACCCTAAGTTGCCGCCAACTACGGTATCCAAAGAGGATCAG AATGATGCCTATAGTTCCCCCTCCAGCGAAATCCATTATCTTCAACTCTCAGATTTTGTTGGGTATCTTGTTGAAACCAg TCAGGAGGCTATTGGAAGCAGGTTTATTGTACAGAAGCTTGAAACTGCAACGATAGAGGACAGAAATAAGGTCTTCCTGGAACTAAAACCTCATTCACTTACTCTAATGAATGACAAGTTTGGGAGTCACGTTATCATATGG TTCTTTGAACATGGACTAGATTTGCAGAGAAAAGGATTGGCTGAGGAACTTTTTGGTCATGTGTTTAGACTTAGCATTGATCAGCATGGTTACAGAGTGATTCAGAAG GCATTGGAACTTGTTGATATGGTCCAAAAGATAAAAATCGTTAGAGAGCTCGATAATCATGTTGACACGTGTCTTTATGATTCGAAAGCTAACTATGTAATCCAGAAATGTGTTGAATTTGTTCCTGAAGAGCATACGGGGGTCATTGTTTTTGCTTGCATAGATCAAATTGTTAAATTGGCACAACATACTTATGGAACTAATATCATACAG TTTGTGCTGGAGCATGGAAAACCTGAGGACCGTTTTAAAATAGCTGAAAAGTTAGCTGAAAACATAGTTGAGGTGAGCCTGAGCAAGTTTGGATCGAAAGTCATTcagaaatgtttgttttatGGCAGTCATTGTGACCGTAGACTTATCTTAAATGCGATTCTTGGATCCTCGGATAGAAATAAGTCACTTAAG ACAATAGTGAAAGGCCAGTTTGGAAAGTTTGTTGTACTTACTGTTCTGAAAACGTCTGATGGTGAGCAACGAGAGTTGATCTTGTCGCGAATTAAGATGTATCGTCTAGAGAAATATTTGTCCCAGAAAGACTGA
- the LOC124912780 gene encoding pumilio homolog 2-like, translating to MDEGSLGGEIDNDRHETDDSQNLGFPPPLPSNENWRFQEAVGSRFILQNLETATIEDRNKVFLELKPHTLSLIKDMYGSHVIIWFFEHGLDLQRKELAEELLGHVYTLSFDQYGSRVIQKKIKIVRELENYVDTSVYDLDVIQKCVEYVLEEHIEIINDVDTCLYDPKASLVIEKCVEYVPEEHTEVIVSVCIDEIVKLAQNTCGTYIIQVLN from the exons atggACGAAGGATCGTTAGGAGGCGAGATAGATAACGATAGACATGAAACAGATGATAGTCAAAACCTCGGATTTCCGCCACCTTTGCCATCCAACGAGAATTGGAGATTTCAG GAGGCTGTTGGAAGCAGGTTTATTCTACAGAATCTTGAAACTGCAACGATAGAGGACAGAAATAAGGTCTTCCTGGAATTAAAACCTCATACACTTTCTCTAATAAAGGACATGTATGGGAGTCATGTTATCATATGG TTTTTTGAACATGGACTAGATTTGCAGAGAAAAGAATTGGCTGAGGAACTTTTAGGTCATGTATATACACTTAGCTTTGATCAGTATGGTTCCAGAGTGATTCAGAAG AAGATAAAAATCGTTAGAGAGCTCGAAAATTATGTTGATACGAGTGTGTATGATCTAGATGTAATCCAGAAATGTGTTGAATATGTTCTTGAAGAGCATATCGAGATCATTAATGATGTTGATACGTGTCTTTATGATCCGAAAGCTAGCCTTGTAATTGAGAAATGTGTTGAATATGTTCCTGAAGAGCATACCGAGGTCATTGTTTCTGTTTGCATAGATGAAATTGTTAAATTGGCACAGAATACTTGTGGAACTTATATCATTCAGGTTTTAAATTAA
- the LOC124911780 gene encoding pentatricopeptide repeat-containing protein At3g46790, chloroplastic — translation MWAFQVSPPPSQQLAFFPKHHAASSLSFTPAATFRPSSLSVTSNPELTIQNNNLIQSLCEKGKLKQALESLNQEPNPSQRTYELLLLCCIRQNSLSDGISVHRRLINDGFCEDSFLATKLINMYSDLQSIDHARQVFDEISNRTIFVWNALFRALSLVGKGEEVLIMYRMMNFIGISSDRFTYTYVLKACVSPESSSISLLNKGKEIHAHILRHAYETHVHLTTTLVDMYAKFGRISNASIVFNSISTKNVVSWSAMIACYARNGKPFEALELFSNMMLEGHGLFSPNSVTMVSVLQACSSLAALEQGKLIHGYIIRNHLDSILPINAALITMYGRCGELEKSQSIFDRMNNRDVISWNSLISSYGIHGFGLKAISIFEEMKRLGFSPSPVTFTSVLGACSHAGLVNEGRMIFESIKDHGFYPLVDHYACLVDLLGRANQLDEAAVIIQDMRTEPGSKVWGSLLGACRIHCNVELAERASRRLFELEPKNAGNYVLLADIYAGAKMWEEVKRVRRDLELLGLQKVPGCSWIEVRKKVYAFTSVEELNPQIEQIHALLLRLSMEMKERGYVPETKVVLYDLEDEEKERILLGHSEKLAVGFGLINSGRGEKIRITKNLRLCEDCHAVNKFVSWFAGREILVRDVNRLHCFKDGVCSCNDYW, via the coding sequence ATGTGGGCGTTTCAGGTATCTCCTCCTCCTTCACAACAACTAGCTTTCTTCCCCAAACATCACGCCGCCTCTTCCCTTTCATTCACTCCGGCAGCAACTTTCCGACCTTCATCTCTCTCCGTTACCTCTAACCCAGAATTAACCATCCAAAACAACAATCTCATTCAATCTCTCTGTGAAAAAGGCAAACTTAAGCAAGCCCTTGAATCCCTCAATCAAGAACCAAATCCAAGCCAACGCACTTACGAACTACTCCTCCTCTGTTGCATCCGTCAAAACTCTCTTTCCGATGGTATATCCGTTCACCGGCGTCTTATAAACGATGGGTTCTGTGAAGATTCTTTCCTGGCTACAAAACTTATCAATATGTACTCTGATTTACAGTCAATTGATCATGCACGCCAAGTGTTCGATGAAATTAGTAACAGGACAATCTTTGTTTGGAATGCGCTTTTTCGAGCTTTATCGTTGGTGGGTAAAGGGGAAGAGGTTTTGATTATGTACCGTATGATGAATTTCATTGGAATTTCTTCAGATAGATTTACTTATACTTATGTTCTTAAAGCTTGTGTTTCTCCTGAATCTTCTTCGATTTCATTGTTAAACAAAGGGAAGGAGATTCATGCTCATATATTACGACATGCGTATGAAACCCATGTCCATTTAACGACTACTTTAGTTGATATGTATGCGAAATTCGGACGAATTTCGAATGCGAGCATTGTATTCAACTCGATTTCTACTAAAAACGTTGTCTCATGGAGTGCTATGATAGCTTGTTATGCTAGAAACGGAAAACCATTTGAAGCTTTGGAGCTTTTCAGCAATATGATGCTTGAAGGACATGGTTTGTTTTCGCCTAACTCTGTAACAATGGTTAGTGTTCTCCAAGCATGTTCTTCGCTCGCGGCTCTAGAACAGGGTAAACTAATCCACGGCTATATAATCAGAAATCATCTCGATTCAATTTTACCGATTAATGCAGCGCTCATAACTATGTATGGTAGATGTGGTGAACTTGAAAAGAGTCAATCCATTTTTGACCGAATGAACAATCGAGACGTTATATCATGGAATTCCTTAATCTCGAGCTACGGAATTCATGGGTTTGGTTTGAAAGCGATTTCGATCTTCGAGGAAATGAAAAGATTAGGTTTCTCTCCAAGTCCGGTAACTTTCACTAGCGTATTAGGAGCCTGCAGCCATGCGGGGCTCGTAAACGAGGGAAGAATGATATTTGAATCGATTAAGGATCATGGGTTTTATCCATTGGTAGATCATTACGCGTGTTTGGTCGATCTTCTTGGCCGAGCCAATCAATTGGATGAGGCGGCGGTTATAATCCAAGATATGAGGACTGAACCTGGGTCTAAAGTATGGGGTTCATTACTAGGAGCGTGTAGGATTCATTGTAATGTTGAACTTGCGGAGAGAGCTAGCCGCAGGCTTTTCGAGCTCGAACCGAAGAATGCGGGGAATTACGTTCTTTTAGCTGATATTTACGCAGGGGCGAAAATGTGGGAGGAAGTGAAAAGGGTGAGACGAGATTTAGAACTTTTAGGTTTGCAGAAGGTTCCGGGATGCAGTTGGATCGAAGTGAGGAAGAAGGTATACGCTTTTACTTCAGTTGAGGAATTAAATCCGCAAATTGAGCAAATTCATGCTTTGTTGTTGAGATTATCTATGGAAATGAAGGAAAGAGGTTACGTGCCGGAGACAAAGGTGGTGTTGTATGATCTTGAAGACGAAGAAAAAGAAAGGATTTTGTTAGGTCATAGTGAAAAGTTGGCAGTTGGATTTGGATTGATTAATAGTGGTCGAGGGGAGAAAATTAGGATCACGAAGAACTTGAGATTGTGCGAAGATTGTCACGCTGTTAATAAATTTGTGTCGTGGTTTGCGGGTAGAGAGATTTTGGTAAGGGATGTTAACCGTCTTCATTGTTTCAAGGATGGCGTTTGTTCTTGCAATGATTATTGGTAA
- the LOC124912243 gene encoding copper transporter 6-like, whose translation MDHNMPGMNMTPPAAAGAPANHGNMAMTHMTFYWGKNSEILFSGWPGTRTGMYVLVLILVFIVSVLAEWLSNCRLSRSGSKSVSAGIVQTISYAIRVGLAYLLMLAVMSFNVGVLIVAIVGHAVGFLVFTSRVFRDSYDSDKISGVHTRLAC comes from the coding sequence ATGGACCACAATATGCCAGGGATGAATATGACACCACCGGCGGCGGCCGGAGCTCCGGCGAACCATGGAAACATGGCCATGACCCACATGACTTTCTACTGGGGAAAGAACTCTGAGATTCTCTTCTCCGGTTGGCCTGGGACAAGAACTGGTATGTATGTTCTTGTTCTTATCCTAGTCTTCATCGTTTCTGTTCTTGCAGAATGGCTATCTAACTGTCGCCTTAGCCGATCTGGGTCCAAAAGTGTCTCCGCCGGCATAGTCCAGACAATCTCGTACGCGATTCGTGTCGGTTTGGCTTACTTACTTATGCTTGCTGTCATGTCGTTTAATGTTGGGGTTTTGATCGTTGCGATTGTTGGACATGCGGTTGGATTTCTTGTGTTTACTAGTAGGGTTTTTAGGGATTCATATGATAGTGATAAGATTTCTGGTGTTCATACTCGTTTGGCTTGTTGA
- the LOC124912030 gene encoding ras-related protein Rab2BV, translated as MANKVDHEYDYLFKIVLIGDSGVGKSNILSRFTRNEFCLESKSTIGVEFATRTLEVEGKTVKAQIWDTAGQERYRAITSAYYRGAVGALLVYDITKSQTFDNLQRWLRELRDHADSNIVIMMAGNKSDLNHLRSVSEQDGQDLAEKEGLSFLETSALEALNIEKAFQTILGEIYHIVSKKALAAQEAASASTVPGQGTTIDVNDASGNSRRGCCSS; from the exons ATGGCGAATAAGGTAGATCATGAGTATGATTATTTGTTTAAGATCGTTCTAATTGGAGATTCAGGAGTCGGAAAATCCAACATCCTTTCCAGATTCACTAGAAACGAGTTCTGTTTGGAGTCCAAATCCACAATCGGCGTCGAGTTTGCCACCAGAACACTCGAG GTAGAAGGAAAAACGGTAAAGGCACAAATATGGGACACTGCAGGACAAGAAAGATACCGAGCCATCACAAGTGCTTATTACAGAGGAGCAGTTGGAGCACTCTTAGTCTACGACATAACAAAGAGTCAAACCTTTGACAATCTACAGAGGTGGCTCCGTGAATTGAGGGACCATGCAGATTCAAATATAGTAATCATGATGGCTGGAAACAAATCTGATCTAAACCATCTTAGATCTGTTTCTGAGCAAGATGGTCAAGATCTGGCTGAAAAAGAAGGACTTTCATTTCTAGAGACATCTGCATTAGAAGCACTTAATATTGAAAAGGCTTTTCAGACCATCTTGGGTGAGATTTATCATATTGTTAGTAAGAAAGCTTTGGCTGCTCAGGAAGCAGCTTCGGCTTCTACTGTTCCTGGTCAAGGAACTACTATTGATGTTAATGATGCTTCGGGAAATTCAAGGAGAGGTTGTTGTTCGTCGTAA